One region of Priestia megaterium genomic DNA includes:
- a CDS encoding DUF3231 family protein: MDKNKLKLTSSEIGTLWGEYVNGTMTDVVNRYMFSIIEDESIKIVFEDAIKTFAKQKKQIVAFIEKEGFPVPIGFTESDLNKGTKRLFTDIFCLNYLHIMTLHGLLGHTTSLGVSVREDLRHFYDTCDNDAKRMYHQTIELLLEKGDFQRDPYFYPATNPEYISSQDFTDGFFGKGRRLTAIEIISISFSLKKSIMAKTLSIGFSQVAQSKEVRKFLEASEKTADDQIQSFSKIMHADNLPVPKSWETEVTTSTDSPFSDKLMMYHIGFLFQAAQAYHGTGLASAMRTDLVTTYEGIILKNLMVTKKWFNIMVKNKWLEQPPLAPNRKEIAKEK, encoded by the coding sequence ATGGATAAAAATAAGTTAAAACTCACATCTTCCGAAATAGGGACACTATGGGGAGAGTATGTAAACGGAACAATGACAGATGTAGTAAATCGATATATGTTCTCTATTATTGAGGATGAGTCAATAAAGATCGTTTTTGAAGATGCTATAAAGACCTTCGCAAAACAAAAGAAACAAATCGTAGCTTTTATAGAAAAGGAAGGGTTTCCAGTTCCAATTGGATTTACTGAGTCTGACCTCAATAAAGGTACTAAAAGATTATTCACTGATATATTCTGCTTGAATTATTTACATATCATGACGTTACATGGCTTACTAGGACATACAACCTCATTAGGTGTGTCTGTCAGAGAAGACTTACGTCACTTCTATGATACATGTGATAATGATGCAAAAAGGATGTATCATCAAACGATTGAATTATTACTTGAAAAAGGGGATTTTCAGAGGGACCCTTACTTTTATCCTGCTACGAACCCTGAATATATTTCTAGCCAGGATTTTACGGATGGGTTTTTCGGAAAAGGCAGACGTTTAACGGCAATAGAAATCATAAGTATTTCTTTCAGCCTTAAAAAAAGCATTATGGCTAAAACTCTTTCTATTGGATTTAGTCAGGTCGCTCAATCAAAAGAAGTAAGAAAATTTCTAGAGGCTTCGGAGAAAACAGCTGATGATCAAATACAATCCTTTTCAAAAATCATGCACGCAGATAATTTACCAGTTCCTAAATCGTGGGAGACAGAAGTAACAACTTCAACAGATTCTCCTTTTTCTGATAAGTTAATGATGTATCATATTGGTTTCTTGTTCCAAGCTGCACAAGCATATCACGGAACAGGTTTAGCATCAGCCATGCGAACAGACCTTGTAACAACTTACGAAGGCATCATTCTCAAAAATCTAATGGTAACAAAAAAATGGTTTAACATTATGGTGAAAAATAAATGGTTGGAACAACCACCACTGGCTCCTAATAGAAAAGAAATTGCAAAAGAGAAATGA
- a CDS encoding L,D-transpeptidase — translation MKSMTILTLLMVALCEVNEVKTEAKIKTANQNLIIINKYNNKLAYFHNGYIEIVDPVVTGKTWDKTPVGFF, via the coding sequence ATGAAATCAATGACCATTCTAACATTATTAATGGTCGCATTATGTGAAGTTAATGAAGTGAAAACAGAAGCAAAAATTAAAACAGCGAATCAAAATTTAATCATCATTAATAAGTACAATAACAAGCTTGCTTATTTTCATAATGGCTATATTGAAATCGTTGATCCAGTAGTAACAGGGAAAACGTGGGACAAAACACCAGTCGGCTTTTTTTAA
- the murI gene encoding glutamate racemase has protein sequence MRIGFFDSGIGGISVLNEAIKHFPKEDFLYYADTRNVPYGTKTKEEVNKHVQTAVEDILKQEVKALVIACNTATSISINELRTTYDIPIIGMEPAAKPAIKLSSSMDKRVLVFATDLTLKELKYKKLITKIDKDSIVDPLPLPELVEFCEDLNFNWDELSTYFRTKLEGFDLNQYGTVVLGCTHFPYYKPVLKDLLPSHIQLIDGSKGTVERLSSLLEEKSLLSTNGTNDISFQCSSNDKNYMIKMENALNILQNALNKPKRKHLK, from the coding sequence ATGAGAATTGGTTTTTTTGATTCTGGAATTGGCGGAATATCAGTATTAAATGAAGCAATAAAACATTTTCCGAAAGAAGATTTTTTATACTATGCTGATACACGCAATGTTCCGTATGGAACCAAGACAAAAGAAGAAGTAAATAAACATGTCCAAACTGCAGTGGAAGATATTCTTAAACAAGAGGTTAAAGCACTTGTTATTGCTTGCAATACAGCTACTAGCATCTCTATTAACGAATTAAGGACTACTTACGATATTCCAATCATCGGAATGGAGCCTGCCGCAAAGCCTGCTATTAAATTAAGTAGTTCAATGGATAAAAGAGTGCTTGTTTTTGCTACAGACTTAACATTAAAAGAATTGAAATATAAAAAGTTAATTACTAAAATTGATAAGGATTCAATCGTTGACCCATTACCTCTTCCAGAATTAGTTGAATTCTGTGAAGATCTAAACTTTAATTGGGATGAATTAAGTACGTATTTTAGAACAAAGCTAGAAGGATTTGATTTAAATCAATATGGTACGGTTGTATTAGGTTGCACTCATTTCCCTTATTACAAGCCTGTATTAAAAGATTTGCTTCCCTCTCATATTCAACTTATTGATGGCAGTAAAGGTACTGTAGAAAGACTGTCTAGTCTCCTAGAAGAAAAAAGTTTACTAAGTACCAATGGAACTAATGATATTTCGTTTCAATGTTCTAGTAACGATAAGAACTATATGATAAAGATGGAAAATGCATTAAATATACTGCAAAATGCATTAAATAAACCAAAAAGAAAGCACCTTAAGTAA
- a CDS encoding NAD(P)H-dependent flavin oxidoreductase gives MNLDNRVCEILDIKVPIIQAGMAGDKITTVDLIVNVCEAGGLGTLGAAYMHPEDIRQAVREIRKYTKRPFAVNLFATEMADNTGGLEEVQQLLDTMRGVLSIKRVEQEVKTKNLFKEQFKVLVEEQVPIVSTAFGVLPPYAMKIAKENDIKVMTMVTTVKEALTAQEQGTDVIIAQGSEAGGHRGTFDVNEHPYGANIGLFSLVPQIVDQVDVPVIATGGIMDGRGLIAALALGASGVQMGTAFLATQESGAHPCYKEALHESNEESTVLTKHFSGRPARGIANTFIKEFETSKIQPLCFPTQNTITGDIRKAAAKLGNREYMSLWCGQSTRLLKRDKTAADLVKATMQQAENILKTLTYS, from the coding sequence ATGAATTTAGATAATCGTGTTTGTGAAATTTTAGATATTAAGGTACCCATTATACAGGCTGGTATGGCGGGAGATAAAATTACAACAGTAGATCTCATTGTAAACGTATGTGAGGCAGGTGGGCTTGGAACATTAGGTGCTGCTTATATGCATCCAGAGGATATCCGACAAGCTGTGAGAGAGATTCGAAAATATACTAAAAGGCCCTTTGCTGTTAATCTTTTTGCTACTGAAATGGCAGATAATACGGGTGGGTTAGAAGAGGTTCAGCAATTATTAGATACGATGCGAGGCGTTTTATCTATTAAGCGTGTTGAACAAGAAGTCAAAACTAAAAATTTATTTAAAGAGCAGTTTAAAGTATTGGTAGAAGAACAAGTACCTATCGTAAGCACAGCTTTTGGTGTTCTTCCACCTTATGCGATGAAAATAGCAAAAGAAAATGACATAAAAGTTATGACAATGGTTACAACAGTCAAAGAAGCCCTAACTGCACAAGAACAGGGGACGGATGTGATTATAGCTCAAGGAAGTGAAGCAGGTGGTCATCGAGGAACATTTGATGTAAATGAGCATCCTTACGGAGCTAATATTGGGCTGTTCTCACTTGTACCTCAAATAGTGGATCAAGTGGATGTTCCCGTCATTGCCACCGGTGGAATTATGGATGGAAGAGGATTAATCGCAGCTTTAGCTTTGGGCGCGAGTGGTGTACAAATGGGAACTGCTTTTTTAGCGACACAAGAATCTGGAGCACATCCTTGTTATAAAGAGGCTCTTCACGAAAGTAATGAAGAAAGCACGGTTCTCACTAAACATTTCTCAGGTCGTCCCGCGCGAGGAATAGCAAACACTTTTATTAAGGAGTTTGAAACTTCTAAGATTCAACCTCTATGTTTTCCTACACAAAATACAATTACGGGAGATATTCGAAAAGCTGCAGCTAAGTTAGGTAATAGAGAGTATATGTCTTTATGGTGCGGTCAAAGTACAAGGCTATTAAAAAGAGATAAAACAGCAGCTGATCTAGTGAAAGCTACTATGCAACAAGCAGAAAACATTCTAAAAACACTTACTTATAGTTAA
- a CDS encoding tyrosine-type recombinase/integrase translates to MQDFSLMNIGTEVRETKGDFNKIVSLMLDTTYYDVLEGRNEHHQRKNEDIFSDFTDEEMMYYYVHQRKHIRKNRERKENTKIEYLRILLQFYQYAVESESFLRQDVDHYIEETILKNLRPWHIRNYQTYLSTALLGKGGKPYSSATLDAKMTILKSFMKWLHETKYIQHPLHKEILSTSLSEQEIPNRDLYYHEVKQLLDYYKDHPINHGLLTMLAMTGLRVQEIANASWGDVYLDSLSGHYRLRGVGKGGKKFDKLLHPSLYERILAFRERRHVNTVLNTSDRGPLFPTKDGAYYQYKNLSNYIVRIIERTELPFVKERTDRITPHYFRHFYAIYSRQQGADIFLIQKELGHSDRKTTERYLEKVLQREQEIGLMWKEQDF, encoded by the coding sequence ATGCAAGATTTCTCTTTAATGAATATAGGAACAGAAGTTAGAGAGACAAAAGGGGATTTCAACAAAATCGTTTCATTGATGTTGGATACTACGTATTATGATGTCTTAGAAGGAAGAAATGAACATCACCAGCGAAAAAACGAAGACATTTTTAGCGATTTTACAGATGAAGAGATGATGTACTACTATGTTCATCAACGAAAGCATATTCGAAAGAATCGAGAACGAAAAGAAAACACAAAAATAGAGTACTTACGGATTTTATTGCAGTTTTATCAGTATGCGGTAGAAAGTGAGTCGTTCTTACGACAAGATGTAGACCATTATATAGAAGAAACCATTTTAAAAAACCTAAGACCTTGGCATATACGGAACTACCAGACCTATCTAAGCACCGCATTATTAGGAAAGGGTGGGAAACCTTATTCATCCGCAACTTTAGATGCCAAAATGACGATTTTAAAGAGTTTTATGAAATGGCTACATGAAACGAAGTATATTCAGCATCCGTTACATAAAGAAATTTTGAGCACATCATTATCTGAGCAAGAAATCCCGAACCGAGATTTATATTACCATGAAGTCAAACAGCTATTGGACTATTACAAAGACCATCCTATCAACCATGGATTGTTAACCATGTTGGCGATGACAGGGTTGCGTGTACAAGAAATAGCGAATGCTTCGTGGGGAGATGTGTATCTAGATAGTTTAAGTGGCCATTATCGGTTAAGAGGAGTAGGGAAGGGTGGAAAGAAATTTGATAAGTTACTGCATCCATCCCTATATGAACGCATCCTTGCCTTTCGAGAACGGCGCCATGTTAATACAGTATTAAACACAAGTGATCGAGGGCCATTATTTCCAACTAAAGATGGAGCGTATTATCAATATAAAAACTTAAGTAATTATATTGTGCGTATCATTGAACGAACAGAGTTACCTTTTGTAAAAGAACGGACTGACAGGATTACACCTCATTACTTTCGTCATTTTTATGCCATCTATAGTAGGCAGCAGGGAGCCGATATTTTCTTAATTCAGAAGGAGCTTGGCCATAGTGACCGCAAAACAACCGAGCGTTATCTGGAGAAGGTTTTGCAGAGAGAGCAAGAAATTGGACTTATGTGGAAGGAGCAAGATTTCTAG
- a CDS encoding IDEAL domain-containing protein produces the protein MENNIIKGMDRVDPNLRDEILAELFLNQMMNSFKRSKILEEIDHSLKNKDKEAFLRLIEELKSIS, from the coding sequence ATGGAAAATAACATTATTAAAGGAATGGATCGAGTTGATCCAAATTTACGTGATGAAATATTGGCTGAATTATTTTTGAATCAAATGATGAACAGCTTCAAAAGAAGTAAGATCCTCGAGGAAATTGATCACTCCTTAAAGAATAAAGATAAAGAAGCTTTTTTACGTTTAATAGAGGAACTTAAATCTATATCTTAA
- a CDS encoding aspartyl-phosphate phosphatase Spo0E family protein: protein MGNKHVTQEALLEEIERIREIMIYTALKEGLVSDNTVKVSQVLDRKLNELEEIY from the coding sequence ATGGGAAATAAACATGTAACACAGGAAGCCCTATTGGAAGAGATAGAGCGCATTAGGGAAATTATGATATATACAGCTTTAAAAGAAGGACTTGTAAGTGATAACACGGTAAAGGTAAGTCAAGTATTGGATAGAAAGTTAAATGAATTAGAAGAAATTTATTAA
- a CDS encoding thiol-disulfide oxidoreductase DCC family protein has protein sequence MFDGMCNVCNYWVQLVIKRDPKGIFKFLSLQSDLACSLITNHNLNNKQLDSIILINKDQIYTESTAILHIINKLTGPIRFFVLFWIIPRKIRDRVYRFIAKNRYRFFGKKESCLIPSKEIQNRFIKTETESGEINE, from the coding sequence ATGTTTGACGGTATGTGTAACGTGTGTAATTACTGGGTTCAACTTGTGATAAAAAGAGATCCTAAAGGCATATTTAAATTTTTGTCTCTTCAATCAGATTTAGCATGTTCATTGATAACAAATCACAATCTGAATAATAAGCAATTAGATTCCATTATCTTAATTAATAAAGATCAAATATATACTGAATCTACAGCAATCTTACATATTATAAATAAGCTTACTGGACCTATAAGGTTCTTCGTTCTCTTTTGGATAATACCCAGAAAAATCCGAGATAGAGTGTACCGTTTCATTGCAAAAAATCGATATCGATTCTTTGGGAAAAAAGAAAGTTGTCTCATTCCTAGTAAAGAAATACAAAATAGGTTTATTAAAACGGAAACAGAAAGTGGGGAAATCAATGAATAA
- a CDS encoding LysR family transcriptional regulator, translated as MDIQSLRIFKAVAEYGSFSKAAKELNYAQSNITTRMQQLENSLQTVLFYRHNKGVTLTAKGEVLVTYANKIFRLLDETKEVMKDQEDPQGPLGIGSMETTAAVHLPRFLSRYHSAYPQVDLNLKTGPTSQHIEAVLNYELDGAFVSGPLSHPDLITKKVFSEELVLVGNSLLSQSLKSHKVDDLTLLVLHKGCFYREKLKHWLHEEGVIPSKVMEFGSLDALMGCIAAGLGVTLLPLSIVQRYSYLEEVTHYPIPEKFSLVDTLFIYRTDATFSTPLIKFVEMFQEERISPL; from the coding sequence ATGGATATTCAATCTTTGCGTATTTTTAAGGCAGTTGCCGAATATGGGAGTTTCTCAAAAGCTGCAAAAGAGCTAAATTATGCACAGTCTAATATTACGACTCGGATGCAACAGTTAGAAAACAGCCTGCAAACGGTCTTATTTTATCGACATAACAAAGGGGTTACACTAACAGCAAAAGGAGAAGTATTAGTAACTTATGCTAATAAAATTTTTCGTCTTTTAGATGAAACAAAAGAAGTAATGAAGGACCAAGAAGACCCTCAGGGTCCATTAGGTATCGGATCAATGGAGACAACGGCTGCCGTTCATTTGCCTAGGTTTCTTTCTAGGTATCATTCTGCTTATCCGCAAGTAGACCTAAACTTAAAAACAGGGCCTACCAGTCAGCATATTGAAGCAGTGTTAAATTATGAATTAGACGGTGCATTTGTCTCTGGACCTCTATCTCATCCTGACCTTATTACAAAGAAGGTGTTCAGTGAAGAATTAGTATTGGTAGGAAATTCGTTACTTTCTCAATCTTTAAAATCTCATAAAGTTGATGATTTGACACTGTTAGTTTTACACAAAGGTTGTTTTTATCGTGAGAAGTTAAAGCATTGGTTACATGAAGAAGGGGTGATACCTTCTAAAGTTATGGAGTTTGGTTCCTTGGATGCCCTTATGGGATGTATAGCAGCTGGACTGGGAGTTACTTTACTACCTCTGTCTATTGTACAAAGATACAGCTATCTAGAGGAGGTTACTCATTATCCTATTCCAGAAAAATTTTCGCTAGTCGACACGCTTTTTATTTATCGTACTGATGCCACTTTCTCTACGCCTCTTATTAAATTTGTAGAAATGTTTCAAGAGGAGAGGATTAGTCCTCTATAA
- a CDS encoding MEDS domain-containing protein, translating into MLKSKMNQLFAEQKSVHILYFYDQQEKYLQQVVSYIQEGIFAGDCILLIENDRFYPFIHNQLKTLLTTDQMNMIHRINNFDFYYSSGSYHPPAILDYFNKSVQPYLENRIPFRSWAHVEWSSMKDPLHLIEDFEKIVDSAVNQLSFPLICAYKGERMPEYLKTILMETHPYVLMEDDLITSEQYRPLTDVE; encoded by the coding sequence GTGTTGAAAAGTAAAATGAATCAGTTGTTTGCAGAACAAAAGAGTGTTCATATACTGTATTTCTACGACCAGCAAGAAAAGTATTTACAACAAGTTGTAAGTTATATCCAAGAGGGGATTTTTGCTGGAGATTGCATTCTTCTTATTGAAAACGACCGTTTTTATCCTTTTATTCATAACCAGTTGAAAACACTCTTGACCACAGATCAAATGAACATGATACATCGTATAAACAACTTCGATTTCTATTATTCAAGTGGTAGTTATCATCCTCCTGCCATTCTTGATTACTTTAATAAAAGCGTACAGCCTTACCTCGAGAATAGAATTCCTTTCAGATCATGGGCACATGTAGAATGGAGTAGTATGAAAGATCCTTTACATCTAATCGAAGATTTTGAAAAAATAGTGGATAGTGCGGTGAATCAACTCTCATTCCCATTAATTTGTGCATACAAAGGAGAGAGGATGCCAGAGTATCTTAAAACTATTTTGATGGAAACACACCCTTATGTTCTCATGGAAGATGATTTAATCACCTCTGAACAATACCGACCATTAACTGATGTGGAATAA
- a CDS encoding malate synthase, giving the protein MNLINKKVTHKHFGTGSIVKYNDSSIEIHFASENKKFVFPDVFGKHLKLHDKSVADSLEQIIRKKEMELKEEEWKKEEEKKLQRKNQELRWGHEKLMKNHKLHPESQMVFWCDTEEQNSSFSEWKVFSGVIKSGNNKGKPTKPIRLHQNSAVLLTAIDSSMPEKDRRILGVYMVNEDFIGKLCEDGYIPAHSKYRIQLTEQESDQMLFWEYYVNGRFPEKMTWNTGKYRYFDNSWMAQMLLNIVSLKSDPKEREQAQQFFEHFCKMNLITAQELPKPNGALMRM; this is encoded by the coding sequence ATGAATCTAATCAATAAGAAAGTTACACACAAGCATTTTGGTACGGGTAGTATAGTTAAATATAATGATTCTAGTATTGAAATACATTTCGCATCGGAAAATAAAAAGTTTGTTTTCCCCGATGTATTTGGAAAGCACCTAAAACTACATGATAAAAGTGTTGCTGATTCACTTGAACAAATTATACGAAAAAAGGAAATGGAACTAAAAGAGGAAGAATGGAAGAAGGAAGAGGAAAAAAAACTACAACGAAAAAACCAGGAACTTCGCTGGGGACATGAAAAACTTATGAAAAATCATAAACTTCATCCCGAATCACAAATGGTTTTTTGGTGTGACACAGAAGAACAGAATAGTTCTTTTTCAGAGTGGAAGGTTTTTTCAGGCGTAATAAAAAGTGGTAATAACAAGGGGAAGCCAACCAAACCCATCCGCTTACACCAAAATAGCGCTGTCTTGTTAACAGCAATAGATTCCAGCATGCCTGAAAAAGACAGACGTATCTTAGGTGTCTATATGGTGAATGAAGATTTTATCGGTAAGCTTTGTGAAGATGGATATATTCCTGCTCATTCAAAATACAGAATCCAACTCACAGAACAGGAATCGGATCAGATGCTTTTCTGGGAATACTATGTAAATGGAAGATTCCCGGAAAAAATGACATGGAATACAGGTAAATACCGTTATTTTGATAATTCATGGATGGCTCAAATGTTACTTAATATAGTTTCGTTAAAAAGTGACCCAAAGGAACGAGAACAGGCACAACAATTTTTTGAACATTTTTGTAAAATGAATCTGATAACAGCTCAAGAGTTACCAAAGCCTAATGGTGCATTAATGCGCATGTAG
- a CDS encoding YitT family protein — translation MTKKVIIIFRKILVVLVGSLLLSIGINGFLVPHYLLDGGTIGIALILHYYFEFPTGVMIIILGFPLCWFAWVYERTYFYNSFYGLVISSLLIDWLEPIKDQFQLSVFPSVIFGGICIGTGVGLMLRYETSTGGTDLLAQLISKAFSLNIGMVILIIDGFIITASLPLLGPKTFLFSCSTIFIGGMTTSLITKKE, via the coding sequence TTGACTAAAAAGGTGATTATTATTTTTCGAAAAATACTGGTTGTTCTTGTCGGAAGCTTATTATTAAGTATAGGAATTAATGGATTTTTAGTTCCTCATTATTTGTTGGATGGAGGAACAATTGGAATTGCACTCATCCTTCACTATTATTTTGAATTTCCTACAGGTGTAATGATCATCATTTTGGGTTTTCCATTATGTTGGTTTGCTTGGGTTTATGAAAGAACTTATTTTTATAATAGTTTTTATGGGTTAGTTATTTCTTCTTTATTGATCGATTGGTTAGAACCTATTAAAGACCAGTTTCAACTTTCTGTTTTTCCTAGTGTGATTTTTGGAGGAATATGTATTGGAACAGGGGTTGGTCTTATGCTTCGATACGAGACAAGCACTGGAGGAACAGATTTACTAGCCCAACTTATATCAAAGGCTTTTTCTCTAAACATAGGAATGGTTATTTTAATTATAGATGGTTTTATCATAACAGCAAGTCTTCCTTTACTAGGTCCTAAAACGTTTCTTTTTTCATGTTCGACAATTTTTATAGGTGGAATGACGACTTCGTTAATTACTAAAAAAGAATAA
- a CDS encoding L,D-transpeptidase, whose protein sequence is MNKIKNCPYYKGHIPGGDPRNPLGKRWLGINANGTYGDTYGIDGNNNENSIGKYMSQGCVRMHNADIEKLYDKVQVGTPVAITYSYKSFVDLTSIYRDKFKGYKLKNN, encoded by the coding sequence GTGAACAAGATTAAAAACTGCCCTTACTATAAAGGACATATCCCTGGGGGCGATCCTCGCAATCCATTAGGAAAGCGTTGGCTAGGAATAAACGCAAACGGCACGTACGGTGATACATACGGCATTGACGGTAACAACAATGAAAACAGCATTGGAAAATACATGAGTCAAGGTTGCGTGAGAATGCATAATGCAGACATTGAAAAGCTTTATGATAAAGTTCAAGTAGGCACACCGGTTGCGATCACATATTCCTATAAGAGCTTTGTTGATCTTACTAGCATATATAGGGATAAATTCAAAGGCTACAAGTTGAAAAACAACTAA